In one window of Sandaracinaceae bacterium DNA:
- the lgt gene encoding prolipoprotein diacylglyceryl transferase: MPFHWNPDPIIAELGSIELRWYGVCFAIGILWGATMLPRYYQQRGFSEDHANSLSIWIPLCMIIGAHAVHIIFYDTEVLTRFWRTPDWDHFRPILDVRSGLASHGGGLGCIFAVWAYARSKKLSFFELVDATMLAAVWVFPWVRIGNFVNSEILGMPATVPWAVVFDQIDQTPRHPTQLYEATLGFVLIGIAVWLNRKHAHRLRPGALFFTLLGLYFVLRFIVEFWKEHQTPDPMSAYITTGQWLSLPIFLTCGLVLLLSKRHGILTPPDADQRWWERAAPAAPPPAEGAADNA, encoded by the coding sequence ATGCCGTTTCACTGGAACCCGGATCCCATCATCGCCGAGCTCGGCAGCATCGAGCTCCGCTGGTACGGCGTCTGCTTCGCCATTGGGATCCTGTGGGGTGCCACGATGCTGCCGCGCTACTACCAGCAGCGCGGCTTCAGCGAGGACCACGCCAACTCGCTGTCCATCTGGATTCCCCTCTGCATGATCATCGGGGCCCACGCGGTCCACATCATCTTCTACGACACGGAGGTGCTGACCCGCTTCTGGCGCACGCCCGACTGGGACCACTTTCGGCCCATCCTCGACGTGCGTTCTGGTCTGGCCAGCCACGGCGGGGGCCTCGGCTGCATCTTCGCGGTGTGGGCCTACGCACGCAGCAAGAAGCTGAGCTTCTTCGAGCTGGTGGACGCGACCATGCTGGCGGCCGTGTGGGTGTTCCCGTGGGTGCGCATCGGCAACTTCGTGAACAGCGAGATCCTGGGCATGCCCGCCACCGTGCCGTGGGCCGTGGTGTTCGACCAGATCGACCAGACGCCGCGCCACCCCACCCAGCTCTACGAGGCCACGCTCGGGTTCGTGCTCATCGGCATCGCGGTGTGGCTCAACCGGAAGCACGCGCACCGCCTCCGGCCAGGCGCGCTGTTCTTCACGCTGCTGGGGCTCTACTTCGTGCTGCGCTTCATCGTGGAGTTCTGGAAGGAGCACCAGACCCCGGACCCCATGTCCGCGTACATCACCACGGGGCAGTGGCTGAGCCTGCCCATCTTCCTGACCTGTGGCCTGGTGCTCTTGCTGAGCAAGCGCCACGGCATCCTCACCCCGCCGGACGCCGACCAGCGTTGGTGGGAGCGCGCGGCCCCGGCAGCGCCCCCTCCGGCCGAGGGCGCGGCCGACAACGCATAG
- a CDS encoding HEAT repeat domain-containing protein — protein sequence MRSRSWCSPVARWSLLFALLFPSVATISSPASALMAIEETPPAPDVAALTRTLGNRRATSAERVAAAQALGQANDARARRALERALRDRDPEIRAAAARSLGTVGDARTLAALRRLRPDAVAYVRAQVGHAIARLSGDSTPRARVRVGGISVADGVVQPRETTEFVRAESARMLTSLSRTEVHTAVPPRPDDHSPDAVLRAPDGVVFLRLEVAVTTLTYTVENNVATVRAEVQLAITNDPGLMIRAVDTSNASVRANVNVHNTERQRQQMLEAALRAAITGAARNLDGGIEDVHAAEAAPARR from the coding sequence ATGCGCTCTCGTTCCTGGTGCTCCCCCGTTGCTCGCTGGTCGCTGCTGTTCGCGCTGCTCTTTCCCAGCGTGGCCACGATCTCCTCCCCCGCGTCCGCGCTCATGGCCATCGAGGAGACCCCGCCCGCGCCAGACGTGGCCGCGCTGACCCGCACGCTCGGCAACCGGCGCGCCACCAGCGCAGAGCGAGTCGCTGCGGCGCAAGCGCTCGGCCAAGCGAACGACGCCCGCGCGCGCCGCGCCCTCGAGCGCGCGCTGCGCGACCGCGACCCGGAGATCCGCGCGGCGGCTGCAAGGTCCCTCGGCACCGTGGGTGACGCCCGCACCCTGGCCGCGCTGCGGCGCCTGCGCCCCGACGCGGTGGCCTACGTGCGCGCTCAGGTGGGCCACGCCATCGCCCGCCTGTCGGGAGACTCCACCCCGCGCGCGCGCGTCCGTGTGGGAGGCATCAGCGTGGCCGACGGCGTGGTCCAGCCGCGCGAGACCACCGAGTTCGTGCGCGCCGAGTCCGCCCGCATGCTCACGTCGCTCTCCCGCACCGAGGTCCACACGGCGGTGCCTCCGCGCCCCGACGACCACTCGCCCGACGCCGTGCTGCGGGCCCCGGACGGCGTGGTCTTCCTGCGCCTCGAGGTGGCGGTGACAACGCTCACCTACACGGTGGAGAACAACGTCGCCACGGTGCGCGCCGAGGTGCAGCTGGCCATCACCAACGACCCGGGTCTCATGATCCGCGCGGTGGACACCAGCAACGCAAGCGTGCGCGCCAACGTGAACGTCCACAACACCGAGCGGCAGCGCCAACAGATGCTGGAGGCCGCCCTGCGCGCCGCCATCACCGGAGCCGCACGCAACCTGGATGGTGGCATCGAAGACGTGCACGCCGCAGAGGCCGCGCCCGCCCGGCGCTAG